TCACAACATTtgttccgttgcaacgcacggacaacTTGCTAGTCAGGTACAATATCTGAAAGTTTCATGCTACATCAACACATACTTGATCAGCAGGGCTTGAGTGCTATTTAAAAAAAGGAAATACACAATTGTACTGAATCATGCAAAATTTGTGCTGGACAATATTAACTTATAACGAAAAGCATTGGAAGGAGTAGGTAAGAACAATACAAAAACAAATATGTATTAATGCAGAATTTTGATTGCAACACTTGCACACAAGAAATTGGACAACATTTATTAGATCACATCACATACGATATGATGGCTTGTTGCTATGAAGATCTGATGCGCAACAGTGATTCCACAAATGGCACCATATAGTGGGCAACAAGGAGTGAACCAATGGTGAATTTTCTACCGTTCCGGAGATCATACAACATGTCACGCATGTTGATTATTTCTTCAAGAGATTCATCATGGAGGTCACACCTGAGAAGGTAGCGCGCATCAATGGAGAGGAATATCTTGTCCGGGTCAGTTGACGCACATGCAAAGGCAAGAAGATTTCTTGGTATCGGCAGACTGACACGGCGGCATAGTGACCAAGTTAGATTTGGCCCATCTTCCGCTAACCAAATGGCAATCTCCCACGGAGTGGGAGAGTGGATATAGCATAACTTTCCACCTAGTGCAGATAGTGCATCATTCTTGCCTAGATGATCACTACATGGAGGGTTAGGGTGCACCGtaaatgtttcatcaagtaaactaAATCGAAGGATGACATTCGAGATAACCTTGCCATGTGCCATGGACTTGAGAGCACTCCAAAAGAAGACCCCTGGGAGACAAATTGGAGTCCTGGCCTTGATAGGGTATGGTGGATCCACAGTGGCCTTCCATACCCAAGCTTCTTCTTTGCTGTCACCACCGAATGTTAAGATCTCATGTCCACTGCTGTATTCTCTAGTGGTGCCTCCTTCCCCATCTATTTGCAGAGTATCTCTGTACGAGCGGATGAAGTGCCTCGCCACCTTGTAGGTACCACTCCAAGGATCAAAGCCAAAGGCGACCCTGTGCTCAAAGAGAACACTTGGGCTTCCAGGTGGCAACTCAACAAACTCTCTAGTGGCCGGGTTGCAGATGAAAATTTTCCCCATTATGCAAGGGATCAATATCAGGCCATCACAATGGAGAGGAATGCTGAACACAGGGATCCCATAGGGATGAAATTCCTTTCGGAAGATAAGCTCCACACACTTGCTTTCCCCTGGCTGGAAGCTGAAGATACTGAGTAATCTAGAACACGCCTTCCGTCGGTCCTCCTGATACTTGCGTGGCACGAGGACCATGGTCGACCTTGTTCGCTTGGAAAGCTCCAGGTGCCAGCGCACGAAACTGATGCTGGTTAATGTGGTGCGCCATGACTTGCAGACGGTTTGGAAGCGCACAAGGGACTTCACAGGAAGAAGTGCGAGTATCTGAAAGAAGATTATATCATCTGGGATGAAGCTGCTACTGCCGGAGGCTAAAGGTGCTGATTCCGGCGACATAGCCATCCGCCGGGGTCGTTTAGGAATCGGCGGCTTCATATCGTTGTTTCCGGTCAACATGAATTGGCCGTGCCCTGCGTATTCATAGGCATATATAGTGGTTCGATAAGAGTGCCTACTAATCCGACCCGACTCGGAATTTGTATCCAAAGGAACCTCCACTCCTAATAATGACAAAACAAACCACAAACGAGTCGAATAAGGACCAGGAAAAACAAATCATTTTGCTAAGCTATaatcgaatttgaaaaaatgtatCCTATGAAAAGAATGATTGAAATTTATAAAACAAGAGCAGATGCAGATGCAGATCTACACCGGCCTAACTAATAGCAAAATCAATAGGAAAGGAGAACAGAAGGGAGGGTAACCTGGACGATAGCGCCGAAACGAACATCACGGTAGAACCCGTCGGCCGAAAATCGGGATTGAAGGAGGACAAGAGCTGGCCGGTCCCGTCATCCCTTATAATTTCACGTGCTTAGCCGCCGCCCCTGCGTTCTTGCTAACCCTAGCCACAGTTTTGGGATAGACCTTTTTTTTAGTCTAAACACGCTTTTTTATTACTCAAACAAGTTCATGGGGATACAAGATATGTTTGGAGGGTTTAACAGCCACACATGGCGCCCAAAATCCAAACCGAAAGCATGCTTAGCGAGGCTATGTGCCTCAATATTGGTTGCTCTCCCTTCGAAGATGAAGGTGCAACTGTCAAAAGTAGCTGACGTTTCCACAATCTCCCTGGTAGTGCTCGCGTAGGCTCCCCCAGTGCCATTCTTGATGTCTTTCACAACCTCTTGGCAGTCGCTAGCGATAATGATGCGAGCAAGGCCCAGGTCTGCTGCCAGTGCAAGCGCCTCGCGGCATGCCAGTGCTTCTAGTGTCGCCGGGTCGGTTACGCCATTTATCCTCATAACCGAGGCTCCCAGAAACATGCCCGAATGGGTTCTGCACAAGGCACTAAAAGATCCAAAATTACCATCTCTGGATACAGCTCCATCAACCCGGATTTTGTCAATTCCTTCAGGGGGAGGGATCCACCTTGTCCTTGTAGGAACTACCGTCGGTGCCACAGCAGGCGCCTTCTTCGGTTTGCACTCATCCAGCTCCCGAACAAACTTCAAGATGAAGTGGTAAGTTGATAGAGGACTCTGGAAAATATTTTCATGTAGTGCCTGTCGCCGTGCAAACCAGAGTGCCCACAAAGTGGTGACTACCAAGATGAACTCTTCCGGAGATAGCATGTCCTGGATCGCAAACAACCAACGTGAGTGGGCCTGGAAGCACATGGGCCAAAAATTCTCTCTCAACAACGGCCCTCTTCGGCCTGTTGGGCCGCTGGGCAGCGTCGTTGCTGGTGGAGTGGCTGCCCAGTGGGTCCTGCATGTCGGGGTCGCTAACATCCCCCTCTCCTTGAGAcgaggcttgcccccaagcctcAGAATGTGGGAATCTAGCCTTGATGCTGTCCTTGTCCTCCCAAGTGGTGCCGAGGGTGGCTGAGTTTCACCATCGGATCTTCACTTGCTCGTGCATGGCGTTGTTCTTCCGGCGCCAGCGAGTTTGTAGGATCTCCACTGGCACAGCAAGATCGTCAGCGCAGTGTGGTAATCAATTTTCGACAACCATACCTGGAAGGAGGGCCCGACGTAGGAGCGATACGTGAAACACTGGATGGACAGTGGCTTGAGGTGGCAGTTGAAGCTTATACGCTATGTCGTTGATATTTGTCGATGATGGTGAACGACCCGTAGTACTTGTAGCTCAGCTTGTGGTTAGCTCTCGGGGCGACTGAAGATTGAATATAGGGTTGCAGCCTGAGAAACACACTCTCCCCCACTGTGAAGGTTTGGAAGGATCGTTTCTTGTCAGCTTGATGCTTCACGATCTGTTGTGCTCTGTTCAGGTGCTGCTGCAGCAGGGCTGGAACTATTTCCTTCTCGTCCAGCCACGCTTGGAGCGCTGGAACAGAACAAGTGCTGTTGGCTGAAATCCCCCAGTGCCGAGGTTCATAGCCAAACATGGCTCTGAAGGGGGTCATTCCAATGGCTGAATGATGAGCGTTGTTGTACCAAAACTGAGCTAGAGGTGTCCAGAAACTCCAACTCCTGGGACAAGCTTGAGTGAAACAGCGGAGAAAAGTCTCGACGCACTGATTGACACGCTTAGTTTGTCCGTCCGTCTTCGGATGGTTTGCTGTGCTGAGTCTGAGTTGAGTGCCGGCTGCGCGAAACAATTCCTGCCAAAAATGACTTGTGAACACCGGGTCCCTGTCAGAAACTATCGCTCCGGGCAACCCGTGAATCTTGTAAATCTGATTCATGTAAAGCTTGGCCACTGATGCTACTGTGTATGGGTGGGCCAACGGCAAAAAATATGCAAATTTCGTGCGCTTGTCTACTATCACCAGTAAGCAGTTGAACCTGCTGGATTGTGGTAACCCATCCACGAAATCCATGGAGATGAGGTCCCAAGGTTGTGCTGGAATAGGAAGGGGTAGCAGCAAATCTGGAGATGCTGCGCGATCAGGCTTGGCCTGCTGGCAGGTCTGACAGCAACGAACGTATTGGAGTACTTGTGCCTTCATTTTTGGCCACGCGAACAGCCGCCTGATGCGACGGTAGGTTACCGGGAACCCTGAATGACCTCCCAGAGGGCTGTCGTGGAAGGCAGATATAATTTTTTGTTGGATTTGTGTACTCTCTCCCAGCCAGATTCTGCCTCGGAATCGAAGAACTCCTTGTTGAAGAGAGAAGCGACCTTTGGGATCATCGCGTACTGACAGTTGTTCCAGCAGCCGTGACTCATGGTTGTTGGTGTTATAGCCGTTGATCACATCCTCGAGCCAAGCTGGTTGGCAAGAGGACACTGTAAAGAGAGTATCCTGTGTGTTGGATCTGGACAGAGCGTCAGCGCCTGTGTTTTCCACTCCTTTCTTGTAACGAATGCGATATCTTAGTCCCAAGAGCTTGGTGAAAGCCTTCTGTTGCCATGAAGTGGTCAGCCGTTGTTCTTCAAAATGAGTCAAACTTTTCTGATCCATGAGGATATCAAACTCAGCATGTTGCAGGTAAGGGCGCCACTGATCTACTGCGACAACAATTGCCAAGTACTCCTTCTCATACGTGGACAATCCTTGGTAGCGTGGGCTGAGTGCTTTGCTCATAAAGGCTATCGGATGCCCTTGTTGCTGCAGGATGGCCTCTATGCCACGATCACTAGCATCAGTTTTGATGATGAAACGTTGTTGAAAGTCGGGCAGCGCTAGAACAGGCGCTGAGATCAACTGCTGTTTGAGGACCTGAAAAGTTGTCTCAGTTGTGTCTGTCCAGACGAACGGAACCCCTTTCTTGAGCAGATTGAACAATGGTCTTGCAGTGACTCCAAAATTCCTCACAAACCGCCGATAATACCCGGCAAGGCCCAAGAAGCTACACACCTCTCTCGTGCAGGTAGGTGCTGTCCAATTTGCCACTGCCGTGATCTTGGTCGGGTCAGTTGAAACCCCCTGTGAACTGATGACATGCCCGAGGTATGAAATTTGTTGTTGTCCAAAAACACATTTGCTCATCTTAGCTTTCCAACTGTCCTTCCGCAGAAGCCCCAAAACCTGACGCAAATGAATCACATGATCTTCGAGAGACATACTGAAGACTAAGATGTCGTCGAAGAAGGATACAACGCAGACACGGTTGACAGGTTTCAGTGTAGTGGTGACTGCCCCGATGAAAGTTGCTGGAGCACCCGCAAGGCCGAACAAAACCACTTTGAATTCGAAGTGACCTTGATGTGTTTGGAAAGCTGTCTTGTACTCTTCCCCTGGAGCCAACCAAATTTGGTGATAGCCTGCTCGCACTACTAGAAAACCTATTATTGACGACGATGACGAAAAACTTTCGGTCGTTAAAATCTGAGCAAGCCTCCCCTGTGAAAATCACACCACCGAATTACCTTTAACTACCACTAGTAagtatgcacgtgcaacgcacatcTAAAGTAATACACATTTTGTCAAACATCATAAATCGTAACTAAATATATGATAAATTCGTTTAAAATTTCAAATTTCACATGAAATGGATAGCATCTAATTCCTTACTCATACAAATAATCGGAATTACCAATCTTCATGAATCAACATGCATCTGGAATCCATATCACACATCCTCTATATATTTTTGATTTCCAGCGCATGAATAAAGTCAACCTTGTTGCCCCACTTTACTGTTACGGGGAATTGGAAGTTTGAAATCATTTCCGAAGCACAGAATTGTAGTGAAACCTTGTTGACCCTTCTCACTGGAGCATACCTAGTAGGAAGACAAGTTGTTTTGCAATGGCAAAATAAAGACAACAAATCAAGACTTCATTGAGTAACAAATCAAGACTTCATTAAACAAGAAACAATGTTAAGTCTGTATACATCCTCTCACACTCGATAACCTCTTGTTAAATCTATATTTTAATATCATATTATCCTTCCAGTCAAACAATTTCATAACCATGATGCGCATGATGATTCTGAAAATGGACTGGCTCAACCACAACAAAAAATAAAGGATTCATACAAAATGGAAGTGTTATAAAAATGTATAGTTAGGATATAAAAAATGAAATCGATATGAAAAATATTCATAGTCTAACACTTTAGGTGAGTTGCATCTAAAAATGCATTTCGTTAAAAGGGGGGAACTATTCGATTCAAGGGCGACCAAAACGAAACAAAGGTACAACCAGCAGATTTGCATGCAGTCATCTTTAAACTTCACTGTCCTTAACATATTCTTGTCCTTCCCAAAGAATCTAAATCAGTACATGACTCTTCCTAACATGTTAAGTAGCATTTGCTGCATAAAAAAGAGCAAGAATATTCTGATTTCATGTCAACAATGCGGCAATGCATTTTCTTTATCTACAACGCCATATTTGCAGTCAGGTATTCAGACATAGAATGCAAAGCTCCGATGCAAGTTACCATGAAATCTTCAGAATTGGATGCAAAACTCGTACTAAGCATGAACTAATAGGGAGGGCAATAGAGCAAGTACCATCAACTTATATCTTGACAGTTCTCCAACATCAACTTGTTTCTTTGCCTGTCCAAGCTCTATCCCGCTCGCCCTGCTCGCAAAGTTCAGAGAGCAGAGAGTTTCGCTTAGGTCATTCTCGTTTGGGCTAACTTGAATAAACATCAAAGTTTAGGAGTCTCCACCTGCAGTGCTTTACACACATTATCACCAAAACTAAAGAATAGCTTCAAACCATACCGGCACAAGGAGAAGAAAATTGCATACTTAGTGAGTCTTGCAGGAAGTGTGTTAACTTTGAATTCCTGCCAGTTTGAGACATAAATAAGTTAGTGAGATCATATATATAATCAGCAGTGCAAATTACAACCAACGTTTGAAAGTTGCAAACCTGAAGGGTATGTGCTGGCTCATAGTTGCAAGAGGGgtgaatagctcccatgcgacgtcgttggtgTGAACTGTCTCTCATGCGACATTGTTGGCTGTAATAGCTTGCATGCGACATCTTCGTTGGaaaaaatagctcccatgcgacacaCCATTTACGCGGCTAGTTGGCTGTCCGTTAGGCTGAGATTTGGTTAGGACACTGGGGGTTATGTGCTCTGACTGGTGGGGTCCACCTATGGCCACGTAGTCAAGAGTCAACCGTCCACGACTCGACCAGTGACTGTGTGACCGTGCTCGACTCGCCCGTGCTGGACTGGGCGAGCAGCGCCACCGTAAGCATCTTCTCCGGCAGTGGTTTCTTCTCCGGGGTGGTGGAGCGCATTTCTCGGCAGCGGCAGAGCTATTGCGAGGTGATCCCGAAACCCTAGTCCCACTCCCCAGAATTTTGAGGGATCTGTGGACTCATGCTGCCCTCTGTTTCTTGGCAATTTAGAATCGGGCTCCATTGGATCCGGTGGTTGTTTCTTCTCCGCGGCCCGGTGGTGGAGCGCCTATCCCTGCAGCGGCTATTGCGAGTGAGTATTTTCCAAACACTACTCTCATTCCACTGAATTTTGAATAaatctgtggcctcatgctgccccTATTGCTTGATTCGATAGGAGATGGAGCGAGGGCTAGATGAGATGGAGCGAGGAGACGGGCTGCCCCGAGGAGATAGTGCTTCAAATCGGTAATgccaccctcttttcttggcgatttagaatcgAACTCGATTTGGTAGTGACTGCCGCCGCTGCCTGCCATTGACAAAACAGGGGAGGTTCAGGTTCTGCCACCACATTCGCAATTATAGTGGAATTTTTTCCCTATAAAGCCAAGCTCAGTGATGGCAGTGTCCAAGACATTGATAGAGATACCACCATGAGGTTGGATGTCGATTTTGCAGATGTTGATCCCCAGGAATTGGAGATCATGAAGGAGAAGGCCGTGGGcaatttggtggagagaattggggagagtattgtttggggtccagaacaagaggtatctctgcaacgtttcgataactataatggtgaatatgtgagaattgaagatggagaatccatggttgctgaaattgatcagcaaggaggatgggcaagcaaacaagtaacattttatgcaGAGCTAATTGATCTGCAAACTCATTCCAGAGTTGGTTATGTGCCATCAAAGATGGCTGCACAGATGGAAGATGATGAGTGGGTTTCACAAAAGAAGATGTTGGCATTGTTGACTGAACCGACTATAGTAGCTGAAGATACTGGGATtgatgcagatggagaggagggaacCCATGGTGCTAGGAAGATTGTTGTTGACTGGAATGTAGTAGAGTTGAATGAAAAAACAGATTTGGTCATTACACCAATATCTGACATTGATATGGCCGAAATGTTTGGCATTCAAGTTGATGACAAAGATAAGGAGAAGGATGACAGTTCTTTGCCAGCTGAAGGTAACACAGGCCCTAGAAATGCAAATGAGGATGAAGAACACCTGATGAGAGAGGCTGCagatgatgtggatgatgcagatgataatgagctggtttgtttgtatgacaaagagaacccagttattgacgtgggaaagttgtggccaagcatgaaggagtttaggatgtctttcaggacctatgcagtgaaaaaagagtttgatgccaagactatgtggactgatctaaagaaattttatgctcggtgcaaaggttatgatggtggtggcaatccttgcaaatggtacttgtctgccagactacaacctg
Above is a window of Triticum aestivum cultivar Chinese Spring chromosome 6B, IWGSC CS RefSeq v2.1, whole genome shotgun sequence DNA encoding:
- the LOC123136827 gene encoding putative F-box protein At2g02030 isoform X1, which produces MLTGNNDMKPPIPKRPRRMAMSPESAPLASGSSSFIPDDIIFFQILALLPVKSLVRFQTVCKSWRTTLTSISFVRWHLELSKRTRSTMVLVPRKYQEDRRKACSRLLSIFSFQPGESKCVELIFRKEFHPYGIPVFSIPLHCDGLILIPCIMGKIFICNPATREFVELPPGSPSVLFEHRVAFGFDPWSGTYKVARHFIRSYRDTLQIDGEGGTTREYSSGHEILTFGGDSKEEAWVWKATVDPPYPIKARTPICLPGVFFWSALKSMAHGKVISNVILRFSLLDETFTVHPNPPCSDHLGKNDALSALGGKLCYIHSPTPWEIAIWLAEDGPNLTWSLCRRVSLPIPRNLLAFACASTDPDKIFLSIDARYLLRCDLHDESLEEIINMRDMLYDLRNGRKFTIGSLLVAHYMVPFVESLLRIRSS
- the LOC123136827 gene encoding putative F-box/kelch-repeat protein At1g12870 isoform X3, with product MLTGNNDMKPPIPKRPRRMAMSPESAPLASGSSSFIPDDIIFFQILALLPVKSLVRFQTVCKSWRTTLTSISFVRWHLELSKRTRSTMVLVPRKYQEDRRKACSRLLSIFSFQPGESKCVELIFRKEFHPYGIPVFSIPLHCDGLILIPCIMGKIFICNPATREFVELPPGSPSVLFEHRVAFGFDPWSGTYKVARHFIRSYRDTLQIDGEGGTTREYSSGHEILTFGGDSKEEAWVWKATVDPPYPIKARTPICLPGVFFWSALKSMAHGK
- the LOC123136827 gene encoding putative F-box/kelch-repeat protein At1g12870 isoform X2, which gives rise to MLTGNNDMKPPIPKRPRRMAMSPESAPLASGSSSFIPDDIIFFQILALLPVKSLVRFQTVCKSWRTTLTSISFVRWHLELSKRTRSTMVLVPRKYQEDRRKACSRLLSIFSFQPGESKCVELIFRKEFHPYGIPVFSIPLHCDGLILIPCIMGKIFICNPATREFVELPPGSPSVLFEHRVAFGFDPWSGTYKVARHFIRSYRDTLQIDGEGGTTREYSSGHEILTFGGDSKEEAWVWKATVDPPYPIKARTPICLPGVFFWSALKSMAHGKARMMHYLH